A DNA window from Comamonas fluminis contains the following coding sequences:
- the leuD gene encoding 3-isopropylmalate dehydratase small subunit, whose protein sequence is MQKFTVHKGLVAPMDRENVDTDAIIPKQFLKSIKKTGFGPNLFDEWRYLDQPGQPGVPEADRKPNPDFVLNQPRYKGASILIARQNFGCGSSREHAPWALDQYGFRAILAPSFADIFFNNSFKNGLLPIVLPEAVIDQLFNEVAAFPGYELTIDLERQVIVRPQGEEIPFDVIAFRKYCLLNGFDDIGLTMRHSDKIKAFEAERLAQKPWLAHSLIQK, encoded by the coding sequence ATGCAGAAATTCACCGTGCACAAGGGCCTCGTGGCCCCCATGGACCGCGAAAACGTCGATACCGACGCCATCATTCCCAAGCAGTTCCTCAAATCCATCAAAAAGACTGGCTTTGGCCCCAACCTGTTTGACGAATGGCGCTATCTGGACCAGCCCGGCCAGCCCGGCGTGCCTGAAGCAGACCGCAAACCCAACCCCGACTTTGTGCTGAACCAGCCCCGCTACAAGGGTGCCAGCATCCTGATCGCGCGCCAGAACTTCGGCTGCGGCTCCAGCCGCGAGCACGCGCCCTGGGCGCTGGACCAGTACGGCTTCCGTGCCATTCTGGCCCCCAGCTTTGCCGACATCTTCTTCAACAACAGCTTCAAGAACGGCCTGCTGCCCATCGTGCTGCCCGAAGCCGTGATCGACCAGCTGTTCAACGAAGTCGCCGCTTTCCCCGGCTACGAGCTGACGATTGATCTGGAGCGCCAGGTCATCGTGCGCCCGCAAGGCGAGGAAATTCCTTTCGACGTCATCGCCTTTCGCAAGTACTGCTTGCTCAACGGCTTTGACGACATCGGCCTGACCATGCGCCACTCTGACAAGATCAAGGCGTTTGAGGCTGAGCGACTGGCGCAGAAGCCCTGGCTGGCGCATAGCCTCATTCAGAAGTAA
- a CDS encoding LysR family transcriptional regulator produces the protein MKNSERSFARRIDLTSLQLFVAVCELGSIGRAAEREFIAASAVSKRLSDLEATVDTALLYRHSRGVTLTPAGESLLHHARNVLYGLERMQGELSEYADGVRGHVRMHANMSAIVQFLPEDLGAFAREHSQIKIDLQEHLSPDVLSAVAEGTADIGICTLGNIRSSESNQATVQLTQGNVPLQYRKYREDRLVAVVPERHALAAHESVAFAEVLEWDIVSLHAGSSISLAMRAAAAQAGHALHQRIQVTSLDAVCRMIDNGLGVGLIPDRAFELMHGVGHLRAVQLTDDWAKRELCVVARDFDALPVTTRLLVDHLCPASASAKASA, from the coding sequence ATGAAGAATTCAGAGCGCAGTTTTGCGCGCCGCATCGACCTTACCTCTCTCCAGCTGTTTGTCGCCGTGTGCGAACTGGGCAGCATTGGCCGCGCCGCAGAGCGCGAGTTCATTGCAGCCTCGGCCGTCAGCAAGCGCTTGTCCGATCTGGAAGCCACGGTGGACACCGCTTTGCTCTACCGCCACAGCCGTGGCGTCACGCTGACGCCCGCTGGCGAGAGCCTGCTGCACCACGCCCGCAATGTGCTGTATGGGCTGGAGCGCATGCAGGGCGAGCTGAGCGAATACGCCGATGGCGTGCGCGGCCATGTGCGCATGCACGCCAATATGTCGGCCATCGTGCAGTTTCTGCCCGAAGACCTGGGCGCCTTTGCCCGCGAGCACAGCCAGATCAAGATTGACCTGCAGGAGCACCTGAGCCCCGATGTGCTGAGCGCCGTGGCCGAGGGCACCGCCGATATCGGCATCTGCACGCTGGGCAATATCAGAAGCAGCGAAAGCAACCAGGCCACCGTGCAACTGACCCAGGGCAATGTGCCGCTGCAATACCGCAAGTACCGCGAAGACCGTCTGGTGGCTGTAGTGCCAGAGCGCCATGCTCTGGCCGCGCATGAAAGCGTGGCTTTTGCCGAAGTGCTGGAGTGGGACATCGTCAGCCTGCACGCAGGCTCGTCCATCAGCCTGGCCATGCGCGCTGCGGCGGCACAGGCCGGGCATGCGCTGCACCAGCGCATTCAGGTCACCAGCCTGGACGCCGTATGCCGCATGATCGACAACGGTCTGGGCGTTGGCCTGATTCCTGACCGCGCATTTGAGCTGATGCATGGCGTGGGCCATCTGCGTGCCGTGCAACTGACTGATGACTGGGCCAAGCGCGAGCTCTGCGTAGTGGCCCGAGATTTCGACGCCCTGCCCGTCACCACACGGCTGCTGGTCGATCACCTATGCCCTGCCAGCGCCAGCGCTAAAGCCAGCGCATAG
- the leuC gene encoding 3-isopropylmalate dehydratase large subunit — translation MGRTLYDKIFDEHVVHTEEDGTSILYIDRHLVHEVTSPQAFEGLREAGRKLWRVSSVVATADHNTPTDGWERGYEGIADPISKEQIVTLNSNIAEFGSAAFFPFMDKGQGIVHVMGPEQGATLPGMTVVCGDSHTSTHGAFGALAHGIGTSEVEHVMATQTLLAKKAKNMLVQVNGKVAPGITAKDIVLAIIGKIGTAGGTGYTIEFAGEAIRDLSIEGRMTVCNMAIEGGARAGLVAVDDKTIAYVKGRPLAPTGAEWDAAVSYWKTLHSDADAKFDRVVELNGPDIVPQVTWGTSPEMVLGIDASVPDPDKEKDSNKRGAIERALTYMALEPGKPLNDIFVDKVFIGSCTNSRIEDMREAAAVVKNLGQKVAKNIKLAMVVPGSGLVKAQAEAEGLDKIFVAAGFEWREPGCSMCLAMNADRLEPGERCASTSNRNFEGRQGAGGRTHLVSPAMAAAAAIHGHFVDIRKFA, via the coding sequence ATGGGACGCACCCTCTACGACAAGATTTTTGACGAGCACGTCGTTCATACCGAAGAAGACGGCACCTCCATCCTCTATATCGACCGCCATCTGGTGCACGAAGTGACCAGCCCCCAGGCCTTTGAAGGCCTGCGCGAAGCCGGTCGCAAGCTGTGGCGTGTCAGCTCCGTGGTGGCCACGGCCGACCACAACACCCCCACCGACGGCTGGGAACGCGGCTACGAAGGCATTGCCGACCCCATCAGCAAAGAGCAGATCGTCACGCTCAACAGCAACATCGCTGAATTTGGCTCGGCCGCCTTCTTCCCCTTCATGGACAAGGGCCAGGGCATCGTCCACGTGATGGGCCCCGAGCAAGGCGCCACCCTGCCCGGCATGACCGTGGTCTGCGGTGACAGCCACACCTCCACCCACGGCGCTTTCGGCGCGCTGGCCCACGGCATTGGCACCTCTGAGGTCGAGCACGTGATGGCCACGCAGACCCTGCTGGCCAAGAAGGCCAAGAACATGCTGGTGCAGGTCAACGGCAAGGTAGCTCCCGGCATCACCGCCAAAGACATCGTGCTGGCCATCATCGGTAAGATCGGCACCGCCGGCGGCACGGGCTACACCATCGAATTCGCTGGCGAAGCCATCCGCGACCTGAGCATTGAAGGCCGCATGACCGTCTGCAACATGGCCATCGAAGGCGGCGCACGCGCCGGTCTGGTGGCCGTGGATGACAAGACCATTGCCTATGTGAAGGGCCGCCCCCTTGCCCCCACCGGCGCCGAGTGGGATGCCGCTGTCAGCTACTGGAAGACGCTGCACTCCGACGCCGATGCCAAATTTGACCGCGTGGTCGAGCTGAACGGCCCCGACATCGTGCCGCAAGTGACCTGGGGCACCTCACCCGAAATGGTGCTGGGCATTGATGCCTCCGTGCCCGATCCTGACAAGGAAAAGGACAGCAATAAGCGCGGCGCCATCGAACGTGCGCTGACCTATATGGCACTGGAGCCCGGCAAGCCCCTGAACGACATCTTCGTGGACAAGGTGTTCATTGGTTCGTGCACCAACAGCCGCATCGAAGACATGCGCGAAGCCGCTGCCGTGGTGAAGAACCTGGGCCAGAAGGTTGCCAAGAACATCAAGCTGGCCATGGTCGTGCCAGGCTCCGGTCTGGTGAAGGCGCAGGCTGAAGCCGAAGGTCTGGACAAAATTTTTGTGGCCGCAGGCTTTGAGTGGCGCGAGCCCGGCTGCTCCATGTGTCTGGCCATGAACGCCGACCGCCTGGAGCCCGGCGAGCGCTGCGCATCGACCAGCAACCGCAACTTTGAAGGCCGTCAGGGCGCCGGTGGCCGCACCCACCTCGTCAGCCCCGCGATGGCGGCTGCCGCAGCGATCCACGGCCATTTCGTGGATATCCGTAAATTTGCGTAA
- a CDS encoding SEL1-like repeat protein, with amino-acid sequence MKATNTETSDSECAASQDRPLLSAGWRWGQLCVLAAALSLGAGVSPSVAAKGKTSAAAKSGSKSAGGKSAAAAGKSGKTAKSSEKASGKASGHAAGKAGHKGGGRKSSHGGRAAAAAAAGAAVAAPMGLEHWSPSSVKADHAEDAKELEAIRAAAQTGDAKAQYLLGSRYRFGKGVNQDLSLAVQWYRKSADQGYAPAQSDLGVLYANGRGVGQDELQAIRWYRKAAEQGDGIAQNNLGLMYAEGRGVAKDEAQAMKWFEQSAQNGDAAGQYSLGVMLSTGRGAKEDGRAALHWFEQAAEKGHADAQYNTGMIYAVGALVPQDLPRAAQWLDKSANQGNAAAQSSLGFLYANGQGVNQDAKTAAHWFERASRQGYTLAQSNLAAMYAGGQGVEKDMSKAYYWLLIAQQQDPSLQGRVQTAEQEVSAADRVRVQREVQRWKAVKE; translated from the coding sequence ATGAAAGCCACCAACACCGAAACATCCGATAGTGAATGCGCGGCTTCACAAGATCGCCCCCTGCTAAGTGCCGGCTGGCGCTGGGGGCAGCTCTGTGTGCTGGCCGCTGCGCTAAGCCTTGGGGCTGGCGTCAGCCCATCCGTCGCAGCGAAGGGAAAGACCAGTGCGGCAGCCAAGTCCGGCAGCAAATCTGCTGGCGGCAAAAGCGCAGCGGCGGCGGGGAAATCTGGCAAGACAGCCAAATCCAGCGAAAAAGCCAGCGGCAAGGCCAGTGGCCACGCTGCCGGCAAAGCCGGTCATAAGGGCGGAGGCAGAAAGTCCTCGCATGGCGGCCGGGCTGCTGCGGCAGCCGCAGCGGGTGCTGCTGTGGCCGCGCCAATGGGTCTGGAGCATTGGTCGCCCAGCAGCGTCAAGGCCGATCATGCCGAGGACGCCAAGGAGCTGGAAGCCATTCGCGCAGCCGCGCAGACTGGCGATGCCAAGGCGCAGTATCTGCTGGGCTCCCGCTACCGCTTTGGTAAAGGCGTGAATCAGGACCTGAGCCTGGCTGTGCAGTGGTATCGCAAATCTGCAGACCAGGGCTATGCGCCAGCGCAGTCCGATCTGGGCGTGCTCTATGCAAATGGCCGGGGCGTGGGGCAGGACGAATTGCAGGCCATTCGCTGGTATCGCAAGGCTGCAGAGCAAGGCGATGGCATTGCCCAGAACAATCTGGGCCTGATGTATGCCGAAGGGCGCGGCGTCGCGAAAGATGAAGCGCAGGCCATGAAATGGTTTGAGCAATCCGCCCAGAACGGTGACGCTGCGGGCCAGTACAGCCTGGGTGTGATGCTGAGCACCGGCCGTGGCGCCAAGGAAGATGGCCGCGCTGCGCTCCACTGGTTTGAGCAGGCCGCTGAAAAAGGCCATGCCGATGCGCAGTACAACACCGGCATGATTTACGCGGTGGGCGCTCTGGTGCCGCAGGATTTGCCGCGTGCCGCGCAATGGCTGGATAAATCGGCAAACCAGGGTAATGCGGCAGCGCAGTCTTCGCTGGGTTTTCTGTATGCCAATGGCCAGGGCGTGAATCAGGATGCAAAGACAGCGGCGCACTGGTTTGAGAGAGCCTCGCGTCAGGGCTACACCCTAGCTCAGTCCAATCTGGCCGCCATGTATGCCGGTGGCCAGGGCGTTGAAAAAGACATGAGCAAGGCCTACTACTGGCTGCTGATTGCCCAGCAGCAAGACCCATCGCTGCAAGGCCGTGTGCAAACGGCAGAGCAGGAAGTCAGTGCGGCAGACCGTGTGCGCGTTCAGCGTGAGGTGCAGCGCTGGAAAGCGGTCAAGGAATAA